The sequence TTTACGATCTTAAGATATGCCAACGTTTATGGTCCGAGACAGACCTCTTTAGGTGAGGGAGGCGTTATTTCAACTTTTTTCAGGAAGATTTTGAATGGAGAAGCCCCATTTATATATGGGAATGGTGAACAGACGAGAGATTTTGTTTACGTAAAAGATGTTGCACTGGCTAATGTACTCGCCTTAACTAAAGGGACAAATGGGATTTTCAATATTGGATGTAATACAAAGACAAGTGTAAACGAGCTTTTAACAATGATGACGTCACTTATGGCAGTTCATATGACGCCTATTATTAGGCCAGCACGTGAAGGGGATATTCAACATAGCCGATTGGATAACACAAAAGCGGCAACAGTATTAGGTTGGCAGCCATCCTATGAATTGTCTGTCGGACTAAGTGATACTTTAAATTATTATAAAGGGGTGTTCCGTAATGGAAGCATTTAAGAAGATAATAGCCGGGAATAAGGGGTCTATCAAAAGTAAAAATTTAATAAGCTACAAGCTAATCGGGAGGGGATCAGATGGATCGGTCTTTCAATTAACAGATGATCGCTGTGTTAAAGTTTTTGAAAATGAACAAACAAAAGCATTGGAACTGAATGCACTGCAAGTGGGACAACCATCCCCAGTGATTCCTAGACTGTATGAGGATGGACCAAACTATATCGTTATGGAGTATGTAGAAGGAATTTCTCTTCCTCAGTATTTAAAAAAAGAAAAGCAACTGCCAGAATCTATCGTGGTAAAAATTCTAGCAATGCTGGCCGAATTGAACAAAGTCGGATTCGATAGATGCGATACAGAGGTTCGTCATATTTTATTTAATGAGGATATGGACATAAGGGTGATTGATTTAAAGAGAGCATTTGGCTCGGTCAGATCTACTCCGACTAAATTGTTAAAAGGGTTAAAAAAGAAAGGTTA comes from Sporosarcina sp. FSL K6-3457 and encodes:
- a CDS encoding AarF/UbiB family protein; translated protein: MEAFKKIIAGNKGSIKSKNLISYKLIGRGSDGSVFQLTDDRCVKVFENEQTKALELNALQVGQPSPVIPRLYEDGPNYIVMEYVEGISLPQYLKKEKQLPESIVVKILAMLAELNKVGFDRCDTEVRHILFNEDMDIRVIDLKRAFGSVRSTPTKLLKGLKKKGYLEEFLKHVNNLNPALYKEWKGSMK